The Saccharopolyspora gloriosae genome window below encodes:
- a CDS encoding CBS domain-containing protein translates to MLGALELATSPVVSVRGGIGAMDALREMYGHGVHHLAVLPETTPGLVTTTDLLFGIAARRPGEQVPVETLCRRPAPSVAVGDSGAVAAERMIEAGSDAVLVLEGARVRGVLTAVDLVRAIAAGQHTASP, encoded by the coding sequence ATGCTCGGCGCCCTGGAGCTCGCGACCAGTCCCGTCGTCTCGGTTCGAGGCGGAATCGGCGCCATGGATGCTCTTCGGGAGATGTACGGCCACGGGGTTCACCACCTGGCAGTGCTGCCGGAGACGACGCCCGGTCTCGTCACGACCACGGACCTGCTGTTCGGCATCGCCGCTCGGAGACCCGGCGAACAGGTGCCGGTCGAAACGCTGTGCCGGAGGCCGGCGCCCAGCGTGGCGGTCGGTGACAGTGGTGCCGTCGCCGCCGAGCGCATGATCGAGGCGGGCAGCGATGCGGTGCTGGTCCTCGAAGGTGCACGCGTTCGCGGCGTGCTCACCGCGGTGGACCTCGTCCGCGCGATAGCCGCCGGACAGCATACCGCATCGCCGTGA